One part of the Anopheles coustani chromosome 2, idAnoCousDA_361_x.2, whole genome shotgun sequence genome encodes these proteins:
- the LOC131264634 gene encoding uncharacterized protein LOC131264634 yields MDNLLMSEEWLTTLSRVIELSTQNSQQRNRQRNRRIVRRWWMRPIFFRRQEDGNRLLDNIVAEQANETMINFLRMKKEDFDVLLDMIRPEINRMNTNMRDSITAQERLLITLRYLATGETFSSLQYLFRVSRSSISNIVKETCSCLTKALRSYVKFPSTKSQWLEVSKQFEDRWNFPHAIGAIDGKHVNKHQLTSPRLCGLPNF; encoded by the exons atggataatctgttgatgagtgaagAGTGGCTAACAACCCTATCCAGGGTCATCGAGTTAAGTACCCAAAACTctcaacaacgcaacaggcaacgcaacaggcgtattgtgcgtaggTGGTGGATGCGTCCAATTTTTTTCCggcggcaagaagatggcaaccgtttgcttgaCAATattgtagcagagcaagcaaatgaaaccatgattaactttcttcgcatgaagaaggaagattttgatgttctcctTGACATGATACGCCCAGAAATAAATAGAATGAACACAAATATGCGCGACTCCATAACAGCCCAAGAACGGTTGCTTATAACGCTGCGCTACTTGGCAACTGGAGAAACATTCAGTAGTTTGCAGTATTTGTTTCGG gTGTCTCGTTCCTCTATAAGCAATATAGTCAAGGAAACTTGCTCCTGCCTTACTAAAGCTCTACGGTCATATGTGAAg tTTCCTTCTACAAAATCACAATGGTTAGAGGTTTCAAAACAGTTTGAGGATCGTTGGAACTTTCCACATGCTATTGGAGCAATCGATGGCAAACACGTTAACAAACATCAACTTACCAGCCCCCGTCTGTGTGGATTGCCGAACTTTTGA